A window of the Theileria parva strain Muguga chromosome 2, complete sequence, whole genome shotgun sequence genome harbors these coding sequences:
- the RABGAP1 gene encoding Rab-GTPase-TBC domain protein, whose translation MSGKDVEIIQNCDELTPPGSSRPQNPDRRRRGLFPFKRVQSQDDTSWFDVFGFGSRRILNNNLSYGLTLALPQCDCRRLSANPITFNVEQAIKDNPNFKKLPKQVKGERCSRFNQWWLKCCQSAILKQQGVYWNLIQLLGAKVVVNSKETTVSELVLGKRITLAIELDIKRTYPSLRFFTRYGRSMMRRILLAYAFFDTEVGYVQGLNFIVANLLWHSSEEQAFWALISMMYLYDLRCMFLPGLPGVFKRCEILEHCMIKYIPKLHDHLKAVGVHIPMIASDWFMTLCANSIPIKALGLLWDCFFSEGWIAIFRFILYRLKQFEDYLVTMTDIADIMKVIKYGNASLTEKWHLIELIPGFGGVNRRRVELINAAYSTNIDNLTNDPNKNSNDCDWLAIVEASLLCNFESNFIEDLELTNSEIMYHDLPMVTNQVVNKLGNNGDLADKSSDLSELDEAMKSCVSSENSVYLSEDESFNKLNTTNISTYTNSTADNTVTTENNLPILQNTEDSQENLKPIEHLSKDSGIPTLSDSLKILYDNSLGDIAQDLEKLAISFRTQLDAIGVSKAYHLHLKALQDELPNKLFQT comes from the exons atgaGCGGGAAAGATGTTGAAATAATTCAGAACTGTGACGAATTAACTCCGCCTGGTTCCTCACGACCTCAGAATCCTGACCGCCGTCGCAGGGGTTTATTTCCGTTTAAAAGGGTCCAATCTCAGGATGACACTTCCTGGTTTGACGTTTTCGGCTTTGGTTCTCGTCGGATtctaaacaataatttGAGCTACGGCTTAACTCTTGCTCTTCCACAGTGTGACTGCCGTCGACTTTCAGCAAATCCAATCACCTTCAATGTTGAGCAGGCTATTAAGGACAATCCCAACTTTAAAAAGCTTCCGAAGCAGGTTAAAGGTGAGCGGTGCTCAAGATTTAATCAGTGGTGGCTTAAGTGCTGCCAATCAGCGATTCTGAAACAACAAGGGGTTTACTGGAATTTAATTCAGCTATTAGGTGCCAAAGTCGTTGTTAATTCTAAGGAAACCACGGTATCTGAGCTAGTACTAGGGAAGAGGATTACATTGGCAATTGAGTTGGACATTAAGCGCACATATCCATCATTGAGATTTTTTACTCGTTACGG aCGGAGCATGATGAGACGTATACTACTGGCATATGCTTTTTTTGATACTGAAGTGGGATACGTTCAGGGTTTGAATTTTATAGTTGCAAATTTGTTGTGGCATTCCAGTGAAGAACAAGCATTTTGGGCACTTATATCAATGATGTATTTATATGACTTAAGATGCATGTTTTTGCCG GGACTGCCTGGCGTATTTAAGAGGTGTGAAATACTCGAACATtgtatgataaaatatatacccAAATTACACGACCATCTG AAAGCAGTTGGAGTACATATACCAATGATAGCATCTGACTGGTTCATGACATTGTGCGCTAATTCTATACCTATCAAAGCTCTT GGACTGTTGTGGGATTGCTTCTTTTCAGAAGGCTGGATTGCAATTTTTAGATTCATTCTTTACCgtttaaaacaatttgAAG ATTACTTGGTGACAATGACTGATATTGCTGATATTATGAAGGTGATAAAGTACGGAAACGCAAGTTTGACAGAGAAATGGCACCTAATAGAACTCATCCCAG GGTTTGGAGGAGTTAATCGCAGAAGAGTAGAACTGATAAACGCAGCTTATTCTACTAATATAGACAACTTGACTAATGATCCTAACAAGAACAGTAACGACTGTGACTGGTTAGCCATCGTTGAGGCTTCTTTACTATGTAATTTTGAGTCGAATTTTATCGAAGACTTGGAACTGACTAATTCAGAAATTATGTACCACGATTTGCCGATGGTCACTAACCAAGTAGTTAACAAGCTTGGTAACAATGGAGATTTGGCCGATAAATCCAGTGATTTGAGTGAGTTAGACGAGGCCATGAAATCATGTGTGTCCTCAGAAAATTCAGTGTACCTTAGCGAGGATGAATCTTTCAATAAGCTCAACACTACCAATATCTCTACCTACACCAATTCCACAGctgataatactgttaCTACCGAGAATAATTTGCCGATTTTACAAAACACTGAGGATTCTCAAGAGAATTTGAAACCTATAGAGCACTTGAGTAAGGATAGCGGCATTCCCACGTTAAGTGACTCTTTGAAGATTTTATACGATAATTCGTTAGGAGATATCGCACAGGATTTGGAGAAGCTTGCAATTTCTTTCCGTACTCAACTGGATGCAATTGGCGTTTCCAAAGCATACCACTTACACCTCAAGGCTTTGCAGGATGAGCTGcctaacaaattatttcaaacctaa